The genomic DNA GAAACGATTGAAAAGGCGGAAGAAAACGAGAAGATTATTGAAGAATCGTTGAAAACGTCTCAGGATAAGTAATTTGTTCCCGGCTGTTTCGTAAGTTTGCGGACAGCCGGTTTTTTCGCTTTATGTAGCACTCTTTAATAGTTGGTGATAGGAAATTATTATCATACCTTATATACATATTGAAAATAAATCCCTATTTTTGTGCTCTAAAACATTAAAATAAACCCAACAAAGATGGCTGCAACAAAACGTATTAAACGTGCATTGGTATCGGTATACCATAAAGATGGATTAGATGAAATTTTGAAGAAGCTCCACCGCGAAGGTGTGAGTTTTGTGTCGACGGGTGGTACTCAGAAGTTTATAGAAGAGCTGGGACTCCCGTGTGATGCAGTAGAGGACCTGACCGGCTATCCTTCTATCCTGGGCGGACGTGTGAAGACGCTTCACCCGAAAGTGTTCGGTGGTATTTTGAACCGTCGTGATAATGAAGGTGACCAGGCCCAGATTGCCCAATATGAAATTCCTGAAATAGACTTGGTGATTGTCGACCTGTATCCGTTCGAGGAAACAGTTGCTTCCGGTGCGGAAGAACAGGCAATTATCGAAAAGATAGATATAGGCGGTATTTCTCTTATCCGTGCCGCTGCAAAGAACTTTAAAGATGTAGTGATTGTAGCATCTAAAGCCCAGTATCAGCCGTTGATGCAATTGCTGAACGAAAAAGGGGCTGAAACTTCTATCGAAGACCGCAAATGGTTTGCCAAAGAAGCGTTTGCCGTTTCTTCAGGCTATGATTCTGCAATCTTCAATTATTTCGACGACCGCCAAGGCTCGCATTTCCGTGCTGCCGTGGATGATCCGATGCACTTGCGCTACGGTGAAAACCCGCACCAGGCTGCCAAGTTCTATGGCAAATTCGATAATATGTTTGACCAGTTGCATGGTAAGGAAATCTCTTACAACAACCTGCTCGACATTGACTCTGCTGTAAACCTGATTGACGAATTCGACGAACTGACGTTCGCCATCCTAAAACATAACAATGCCTGTGGTATCGCATCTCGCGGTAACGTGGTGGATGCCTGGAAAGATGCTTTGGCTGGTGACCCAGTGTCTGCCTTCGGCGGAATCTTGATTACGAACACGACTGTAAACAAGGAAGTGGCGGAAGAAATCAATAAGATTTTCTTCGAGGTGATCATCGCTCCGGCTTATGATGCCGATG from Parabacteroides merdae ATCC 43184 includes the following:
- the purH gene encoding bifunctional phosphoribosylaminoimidazolecarboxamide formyltransferase/IMP cyclohydrolase — translated: MAATKRIKRALVSVYHKDGLDEILKKLHREGVSFVSTGGTQKFIEELGLPCDAVEDLTGYPSILGGRVKTLHPKVFGGILNRRDNEGDQAQIAQYEIPEIDLVIVDLYPFEETVASGAEEQAIIEKIDIGGISLIRAAAKNFKDVVIVASKAQYQPLMQLLNEKGAETSIEDRKWFAKEAFAVSSGYDSAIFNYFDDRQGSHFRAAVDDPMHLRYGENPHQAAKFYGKFDNMFDQLHGKEISYNNLLDIDSAVNLIDEFDELTFAILKHNNACGIASRGNVVDAWKDALAGDPVSAFGGILITNTTVNKEVAEEINKIFFEVIIAPAYDADALEVLKQKKNRIILVRKECKTCPMQFRSLLNGVLMQEKDLSIQGEADLEPMTEKKPTAPEVEDLLFANKIVKNSKSNAITLVKNKQLCASGIGQTSRVDSLKQAIEKAVSFNFDLNGAVMASDAFFPFADCVEIADKAGITAVIQPGGSINDKLSVDYCNEHGLAMVKTGIRHFKH